AGTGGCCGCAGGAGATGCACAGCTCTTCGCCGCCGGGGACGAGCGACGGCGGCGAGGCGCCCGCCGGAGCGATGATCCTGATGGGGCAGACGGCCGAGCAGATCCCGTCCCGCCGGCACGTGCTCTCATCGACGACGAATCGGCTCATGTCCACCTCTCTTCGCCCTGCTCTGGGTTCGCAGTTTCCGGAGTTTATATCAGGAAGTCACGGCGCGCGAAGAGACTGAATGCAACCTCGGTCCGAACAGTTGCCGCAGCCACAGGCCCCCGCACGGGCGCATTGGCGAGCGCCTGGGCTGGCGACGGCACTGTCATCGGATCGCAGTTCATGGAATCTTCATCAGGAAGTCACAGCGCGCGACGCCTGACCGCATTGGAACAGGCCGGAGGGGTGGCGCCGAGGGGAGGGCCTCCGCCGCGCGGACCGAAGGGAGACAAAAGGAAGTGTCAGCCGCGCTGTTCCGGCCCGCGATCCGATCGCAGGCCGAACGAGATCGCGAGCACCAGCCCTAGAGCAGCCCGTGGTGCGCTGACGCGAGCGGTCGAGTGTGGTGGGGGTGCGCAGCGGCAGGACCCCGAAGGCCGCGCCCGGTCCCGGACCGTCCGCGATTGACAGCCGCCGCCCCCCAAGCGGACAATCCGCCGCACCCATGCACGAGAAGCGCCTGCGCGTCCACTTCCTCGGCATCGGCGGCACCGGCATGGCCACGGCGGCCGGGCTCGCCGCCGACGCCGGCTTCGCGGTCACCGGCTCGGACGCCGGCGTCTTCCCGCCGATGAGCGACTTCCTGCGCGAGAAGGGCCTCGTCGTGCGCGAGGGCTACGGGCCCGCGAACCTGGAGCCCGCGCCCGACCTCGTCGTGGTGGGCAACGCGCTCTCGCGCGGCAACCCCGAGGTCGAGTCGCTGCTCGACCGGCGCCTGCCCTACTGCTCGCTGCCGGAGTTCCTGCGCGAGCGCTTCTTCCCCGGGCGGCGGGTGACCGCCGTGTGCGGCACGCACGGCAAGACGACGATCACGACGCTGCTGGCTTGGCTGCTCGAGTCGGCGGGGCGCTCGCCCACGTTCCTCGCGGGCGGCGTGGCGCTGAACTTCGGCGGGGGCGGCCGCCTCGGGACGGGCGAGGACTTCGTCATCGAGGGCGACGAGTACGACACCGCCTTCTTCGACAAGCGCTCGAAGTTCCTCGTCTACCGCCCGCACAACGTCGTGCTCGCAAACGTCGAGTTCGACCACGCGGACATCTTCGCGTCGCTCGAGGAGTACACGCTCTCCTTCCGGCGCCTCGTGAACCTGGTCCCCGGCAACGGCTTCCTCGTCTTCAACGCCGGCGACCCGCCCGCCGCCGAAGTGGCGGCGCCGTGCCGGGGCCGGCTGGTCCCCGTCGCGCCCGGCGATCCCGCGCCGTGGGAGTTCCCGCTGCCGGGGGCGCACTTCCGCACCGACGCCCTGCTCGCGGCGGCCGCGGCGTCGGCGCTCGGCCTGGACGCCGGCGAGATCGCGCGGGGCATGGCGAGCTACCGCGGCGTGAAGCGGCGCCTCGAGGCGATCTTCTCCGGCGCCGGCGTCACGCTCTACGACGACTTC
This region of bacterium genomic DNA includes:
- a CDS encoding Mur ligase domain-containing protein produces the protein MHEKRLRVHFLGIGGTGMATAAGLAADAGFAVTGSDAGVFPPMSDFLREKGLVVREGYGPANLEPAPDLVVVGNALSRGNPEVESLLDRRLPYCSLPEFLRERFFPGRRVTAVCGTHGKTTITTLLAWLLESAGRSPTFLAGGVALNFGGGGRLGTGEDFVIEGDEYDTAFFDKRSKFLVYRPHNVVLANVEFDHADIFASLEEYTLSFRRLVNLVPGNGFLVFNAGDPPAAEVAAPCRGRLVPVAPGDPAPWEFPLPGAHFRTDALLAAAAASALGLDAGEIARGMASYRGVKRRLEAIFSGAGVTLYDDFAHHPTAIRLDLETLRAKHPGARLRALFEPRSNTLRRAIFQEALPGAFAAADEVIVGAVHRAAQLQDAERLDPARLVREIGAAGGRARQIEDIGEIVAAVRADLRPGDVIAVLSNGAFGGLIPRLRETIEAWAAARR